A single Klebsiella variicola DNA region contains:
- the lpxP gene encoding kdo(2)-lipid IV(A) palmitoleoyltransferase — MACVFNKQLLHPRNWLTWFGLGILWLIVQLPYPLLHFIGTSAGRLSRRFLKRREHIARRNIELCFPDMSPAARETLIDQNFMSLGMGLIETGMAWFWSDERVKKWFDVEGFANLNHALSGGKGVMVVGVHFMSLELGGRAMGLCRPMMATYRPHNSPLMEWVQTRGRLRSNKAMIDRNNLTGLVHALKSGEAVWFAPDQDYGPKGSVFAPFFSVPQAATTNGTYVLSRLSGAKMLSISMVRKLDRQGYSLHISEVMNDYPGEDKQIAAGYINKVIEREILRAPEQYLWVHRRFKTRPLGEPSVY, encoded by the coding sequence ATGGCCTGCGTATTTAATAAACAACTTTTACACCCGCGCAACTGGCTGACCTGGTTTGGGCTCGGCATCCTCTGGTTAATCGTGCAACTGCCTTATCCGCTGCTGCATTTTATTGGCACCAGCGCGGGTCGCCTCTCCCGACGCTTTCTCAAACGCCGCGAACATATCGCCCGGCGCAATATTGAGCTCTGCTTCCCGGACATGTCGCCGGCGGCGCGCGAGACCCTGATCGATCAAAACTTTATGTCGCTGGGAATGGGGCTTATCGAAACCGGCATGGCCTGGTTCTGGAGCGACGAGCGGGTCAAAAAATGGTTTGATGTCGAAGGATTTGCCAACCTTAATCATGCGCTTAGCGGCGGCAAAGGGGTGATGGTGGTCGGTGTGCACTTTATGTCGCTGGAGCTGGGCGGGCGCGCGATGGGGTTGTGCCGTCCAATGATGGCCACTTATCGTCCGCACAACAGCCCGCTGATGGAGTGGGTGCAAACCCGTGGTCGCCTGCGTTCGAACAAAGCGATGATCGATCGCAACAACCTGACCGGTCTGGTGCATGCCTTAAAATCAGGTGAAGCGGTGTGGTTTGCTCCCGACCAGGATTACGGTCCTAAGGGCAGCGTGTTTGCGCCGTTTTTCTCCGTCCCACAGGCGGCGACCACCAACGGCACCTATGTTCTGTCTCGTTTATCGGGTGCGAAAATGCTGAGTATCAGTATGGTGCGCAAGCTGGATCGCCAGGGCTACAGCCTGCATATTAGCGAAGTAATGAATGATTATCCGGGTGAAGATAAGCAGATCGCTGCCGGCTATATCAACAAGGTGATCGAGCGCGAGATTTTGCGTGCCCCCGAGCAGTATCTGTGGGTGCACCGTCGTTTTAAAACCCGCCCGCTGGGTGAACCTTCCGTCTATTAA
- the fraE gene encoding fructose-asparagine asparaginase, producing MNFRALLTIALLTMSSLAFSETRLPHIVILATGGTIAGSAASNTQTTGYKAGAIGVQTLINAVPEMSKIAHVEGEQVANIGSENMTSDIILALSKRVNALLARDDVDGVVITHGTDTLDETPYFLNLTVKSNKPVVFTAAMRPATAISADGPMNLLEAVTVAADPDARGRGVMVVLNDRIGAARFVTKTNATSLDTFRAPEEGYLGVVVGGKPQFETRVDKIHTLRSVFDVRQLKTLPKVVIIYGYQDDPEYMYDAAIAHHADGIIYAGTGAGSVSVRSAAGIKKAQQAGIVVVRASRTGSGVVPPDDSQPGLVSDSLNPAKARILLMTALTQTKDPQLIQQYFHTY from the coding sequence ATGAATTTTAGAGCATTACTTACCATTGCGTTACTGACGATGAGCAGTCTGGCATTTAGCGAGACGCGTCTACCGCATATCGTTATTTTAGCCACCGGCGGGACGATTGCCGGTTCGGCTGCCAGCAATACCCAGACAACGGGTTATAAAGCCGGGGCGATTGGGGTGCAGACGCTGATTAACGCCGTGCCGGAAATGAGTAAAATCGCTCATGTCGAGGGCGAGCAGGTGGCGAATATCGGCAGTGAGAATATGACCAGCGACATTATCCTGGCACTCTCGAAGCGGGTGAATGCGTTATTGGCCCGGGATGATGTCGATGGCGTGGTGATCACCCACGGCACGGACACCCTCGATGAAACCCCTTATTTCCTCAATCTGACGGTCAAAAGCAACAAGCCGGTGGTCTTTACCGCGGCGATGCGTCCGGCGACGGCGATCAGCGCCGACGGGCCGATGAACCTGCTGGAAGCGGTCACAGTCGCCGCCGATCCTGATGCCCGGGGTCGCGGGGTGATGGTGGTGCTGAACGACCGCATCGGCGCGGCGCGCTTCGTCACCAAAACCAATGCCACTTCGCTGGATACCTTCCGGGCGCCGGAGGAGGGCTACCTTGGCGTCGTGGTGGGCGGAAAACCCCAGTTCGAGACGCGCGTGGATAAAATTCACACCCTGCGCTCGGTGTTCGATGTCCGCCAGCTGAAGACCCTGCCGAAGGTGGTGATCATTTATGGTTATCAGGACGACCCGGAGTATATGTACGACGCGGCGATCGCCCATCATGCCGACGGTATTATCTACGCCGGAACCGGGGCGGGGTCGGTGTCGGTACGTAGCGCTGCGGGCATCAAAAAAGCGCAGCAGGCGGGCATCGTGGTGGTTCGCGCCTCCCGTACCGGCAGCGGCGTCGTGCCGCCGGATGACAGCCAGCCTGGGCTGGTGTCCGACTCCCTCAACCCAGCGAAAGCACGTATTCTGTTGATGACTGCGCTGACGCAAACGAAAGATCCACAGCTGATCCAGCAATATTTCCACACCTACTGA
- the leuE gene encoding leucine efflux protein LeuE: MFAEFGVLNYLTYLVGAVFIILVPGPNTFFVLKTGIAHGVKKGYLAAAGVFIGDAVLMFLAFAGVATLIKTTPVLFNVVRYLGAIYLLWLGGKMLYAVLTQRDGQADASAEPASAILKRSLTLSLTNPKAILFYVSFFVQFIDVNAKAPGVAFFILALTLEVISFCYMSFLILSGSFVTRYVKTRKKLAKLGNSLIGLVFVGFAARLATLQS; encoded by the coding sequence GTGTTCGCTGAGTTTGGTGTTCTGAATTATTTGACCTACCTGGTCGGGGCGGTGTTTATCATCCTCGTTCCTGGCCCTAATACGTTTTTTGTGCTGAAGACGGGCATTGCCCACGGCGTGAAGAAAGGCTATCTGGCAGCGGCGGGCGTCTTTATTGGCGACGCGGTGCTGATGTTTCTGGCCTTTGCCGGCGTGGCGACGCTGATTAAGACCACGCCGGTGCTGTTTAACGTCGTCCGCTACCTCGGGGCGATCTACCTGCTGTGGCTGGGGGGTAAAATGCTCTACGCGGTGCTGACCCAGCGCGATGGCCAGGCCGACGCCAGCGCGGAGCCGGCGAGCGCGATCCTCAAGCGCTCTCTGACCCTGAGTCTGACCAATCCGAAAGCGATTCTGTTCTATGTGTCGTTTTTCGTGCAGTTTATCGATGTCAACGCCAAAGCGCCCGGCGTGGCGTTCTTTATTCTGGCGCTGACCCTCGAGGTGATTAGCTTCTGCTATATGAGCTTTTTGATCCTCTCCGGCTCGTTTGTCACCCGCTACGTTAAAACCCGCAAGAAGCTGGCCAAACTTGGCAACAGCCTGATTGGTCTGGTTTTCGTTGGGTTCGCCGCGCGCCTGGCTACCCTGCAGTCCTGA